GGATACGCGAGCAGTTCCGAAACCTTAGAATGGATAAACGGACGAAGCCATTCCGGAAATCCGATCGGATTGATGTTGGCGGAGAAATCGAGAATCTCATCGGGTTTGCACCCGATCGTACGGGCAAGTTTCGTTAAATTTCCTCCGTGGCCCAGGTACGACATCAGTTCGCTCCGATCTTGTTCGATTCTTTCGTTTTGATCTTTAACGGTAGGCCGCTTACCATAAAGTATACTTCGCTCGATTTCCGCGCGATTGTTTGATTGCAGGTTCCGAGAAGATCCCGATAGATTCTCCCGGTCTTGTTTTCGGGAACGAGTCCTAAGCCGACCTCGCTACTAACAAAGATCGCTTTTTCCAGAGAAGAATTTTGAATCGAACGAATCAAAGACAAACATAAGTTTTGAATATTCGATTCGTCGCATGTTGTTTTTTCCTTCGAGGATCGATAAAGAAGGTTGTTGACCCAGAGGCTGAGGCAATCTATAAGAACAACGGATCGATCGCCTACACATTCCGAGTTCAATACTTGCAAAAGATCGAATTCTTCCTCGATGGTTTTCCAAGAAAGTCCGTTTCTTTCCTCTTTGTGTTTTAGAATTCTTTGGTTCATCTCCTCGTCCAGATTCGGACAGGTGGCGACGAAAATTTTTTTCCCCTCGGATTCTTCCGCTAAATTTAATGCGAACTTACTTTTTCCGCTTCTACATCCGCCCGTGACTAGGATTATATCGGCCATTCGCATCTCCTTTTTGCGGAATATTGATTGAGGCTCGTAAGAAGAGCCGAACCGTTTGAAAAAATTTCGACGGAAGAAACGGACGAACTTTTTACTTGAAAGTGGATGTAAGAAGAAGGATGAATTCCGATCAAAAGACAGATCAGCGTCGAGATTACTCCTCCGTGTGTAACGAGCACGATCTTGGAAGCGGACGATTCTTTTAAAAAGGACGCGATAAAGTCGATGCGATCCACAAATGCCTGAAAGGATTCACCGCTTGGAAAGGAAAAAAGAGAAGGCGCGGCGGCCCATCGCAAAAGCTCTTCCGGATGTGTTTGTTCCAACTCGCTGAAGCTCTTCCCTTCCCAGTTTCCGAAATCGATTTCCTGCAGAGCGGGAACACAAATCGGCTCCGAAAAAGAATCGAGTCCCATTTCTTTCCAGGTTTGAACGCTTCGTTTTGAAGGGCTCAGGTAAATTTGTTCATTCGAAGAATAGAATGTATCTTTGCAGTAGTTTCCAAGAGATTTTGCGTCTTCGATTCCTTGTGGAGAAAGAATAGGATCCAAACGGCCCACATATTTAAACCGAAAATTTAAACCGATATCCGAGTTTCGTATGAGATATAACGTTTTTTTCAAGATGTGACTCCCGTCCGAATTCTACTTCCCTTCCAATTTAGAATTCCTTGATATACGGATTTGTAGACGGCTTTGCCGATCAGATGGCCGGTCAACGTATGTTTCCCGGTATAACGAGTCTGTGAAGTTCGGGAAGGAGAAGCGAACGCGATACAATCCGTTCCGGTTCCGGTCGCGCTGTTACGGCTAACGCGGCTTTGAACTTTCGAGTCTAAAACGGCGAGCGTTCTCGCTTCCGCAATCAGGGAAACAGCTTCCAGAGACGCGCTCAAATCCAAGGGCAAGGAACATTGTACGAGAATGTTGATCGTTCCGAAGGAAGCAAATGAAAACGGATCGTCGCCGATACAAACCGCGTTGCCGAGTCCGGCCGTGACCACGGATCGAATTCGAGTTCCCTCCTTTTCCAAAACGATTTCGGAATAATTTTCAAGAGCCGCGCTCGTGAGAAATCCCACCGAGTTTTTGGATTCTCCCCTTTGAAGCAACCTGCTTTGGTAGTAATCGATCGGATCCACGTCCGGAGTTAAGTCTTCGTTTCGAACGCGGTGCCATAGGACGTTGTCGATTTGTTCTTTCCAGCCGCATCCGATGACGGCCCAGCTCAAAACGTTATGCGGTTCTTCGAATGCGATCTCGAGCCAAGTCGAAGATTCGACCGAATTTTTGTTTTTCGGATCGGAATTTACGATCATCGCCGAACCTCGCGACAACTTTGAACAAATCCCCGAGGTAATGTCGGATTGGAGGCCCAATGTGCGTGCACATAAGAAGCGAGAATCGAACGATTTTGATAGCCTTCTTCGACGACCTCGTTGCCCCTTCTTCTCCGTAGCTTGTACGCGAACTTTAATTCTTTTTCGGACGATTCTTTTGGTTCAAAGTCGGAATAACGAAATTGATGACCTCTGAATCTGAGCCCGGCTTCACCGAAGATGGTTCGTGTTTCCGTGACGACTTCCACATATCCGAGCGCTTTGAGTTTTTCACCCATTTTTACTTTGCCTGGAATAAGGCCCAGCATGGGGAAACTTTCTCCGTCGACTCGCTCGATCTCTTGGGAAAGATACATCAACCCGCCGCATTCCGCGTATATGGGTTTATTCTTATATGCGAATTCTCGAATGTCGTTTAACATCGAAACGTTTTCGGAAAGGGATTCCGCAAACAGTTCGGGATAACCTCCTCCGAAATAAAGCCCGTCCGCTTCGGGAATTTTAGAATCAGAGATCGGAGAAAAAAAGATCAACTCCGCTCCGGCTTCTTTCAGTCGCATTAAATTTTCTTCGTAATAAAAGTGAAATGCGGAATCCAATGCGATTCCGATTCTGCAACGGGTCGTTACGGTATTTGTCGAAGAAATCGGGACGTCGATCTTAGGAGCGGATTTCGCTATTTTTAAAACGGAGTCTATCTCCAACCATTCTTCCGCTAAGTTTCCCCAAAAATGAAATCGTTCTTCGGACAAATTCTCTTCCGAAGCGGAATACAATCCGAGATGTCTTTCGGGAAACGCATGTTCGGGATGTTTTGAAAATCCGCCAAACACGGGGATATCGTTCGAGGCATCCTTTAAAAGTTGTATATGCGATTTGCTTCCGATAAAATTCGTAAAGGCTCCCGCGAGTTTCAGTTCCGGATCGAACGCTTTCAAACCTTGTAATAGAGCCGCGACGGTTCTCGCCATTCCGCTTGCGTCGACGACGGAGAGTACGGGAGCGCCCAGCCATTTTGCGATCTCCGCGGTCGAACCCGTTTCCGAATTCGGAGAATGTCCGTCGAACAATCCCATCACACCTTCGATGATCGCGATGTCCGCGTTATGACACGCTTGATGAAAAGTATTGAGAACGGATTCTTTTCCCATCAACCAACCGTCCAAGTTGTGACAAGTTTTGCCGGTGGCTCGAGCGTGATACGTCGGATCCAAATAATCGGGACCGCATTTGAATGTAGCCACGCTCATTCCTCTTTTTTGAAACGCTTGTGTAAGCGCGAGAACGATCGTCGTTTTACCCACGCCGCTTCCCGTGCCTGCGATTACGATCCTCGGAATGTCGATGGATCCATTTGAATCGTTCAAAACGTCCATTAAAAATCGATTCCCTTCTGCGCGGGAATCCCGCTTTGATACGGATGTTTTTTGACTTCGATAACGCTGACTAGATCGGCGTAATCGAGGATCAGTTCGGGGCAATTTCTTCCCGTAATCACTACGTGCACATGCGCGGGTCTTTGTTTCAGAGTTTGCAGAACCTCTTCCGGAGCCAGCCATCCGTAATGAAACGCGTAAGTGATCTCGTCGAGTATTATAATATTATGATGTCCTGTTAGAATCATGTTCGCCGATCTGGCCCAAGCCTCTTTTGCCGCTTGTTTGTCCTTATCCAAGTCGTCGCTGTCCCAGGTGAATCCCAAACCCATAACGTGAAAATCGAGTTCCGGAATCGTTTTCGCGAATTTTCGTTCCCCGGTTTCCCATTTGCCTTTTAAGAATTGAACCACTCCGCATTTCATTCCTCTTCCTAAGGCGCGGAACACGATTCCGAGTGCGGCAGTCGTTTTTCCTTTTCCGTTTCCCGTGTTTACGATCACGAGTCCTCTCGTTTCTTTGTTCGAGGAAGAATTCATCGGTTTCGTTTTGCCTTTCGGAATCCGTGTGAAAAATCGGCCGAGTAAAGCTTTGAATCCGCAAAATCGTGACAATCCAAAACCGGACCGACGAATATGATAGCGGTCGATGAGATTTTTTCGGTCTTTACGCGTTCCGCGATGTCGCTTAACGTTCCTGTGAGAATTTTTTGTTCGGGCCAGGTCGCCCTTTGAACCACGGCGACCGGACATCTTTCTCCGTAAAAAGGAATCAGCTGTTCCACGACTTTGCGGATATGAAGAACGCTTAAAAACAAGGTCAGCGTCGCTCCGGATTGCGCGAGAATTTCGAGTTTTTCCTTTTCCGGCATGGGCGTTCTCCCTTCGGCTCGTGTGATGATGATCGTTTGTGAAACTTCGGGCAACGTGAGTTCTTTTCCCAAAGCCGCGGCCGCGGCCGTAAACGAACTGACTCCGGGAACGATCTCGTATTCTATATGCAAAGAATCGAATCTTCTCATCTGCTCCGCGGTCGAGCCGAAGATGGAAGGATCGCCGGTATGAACCCGGGCCACGTCTTGGTTGTTTTCTTTTGCACGTAGGATCACTTCCAAAATTTCGTCCAAAGTCATATTCGAAGAATCTAATACGATTGCGTCTTTTCTCGCTCTTTCGATGACGGCGGTCGGAATCAAAGACCCCGTATAAAGAACGACGGGACAGGTTCCCACAAGTTTTGCTCCTTTGAGCGTGATCAATTCCGGATCTCCCGGCCCGGCTCCGATGATATATACTTTCATATCGCATGTCTCATTAACATTTTAAGATAACCCCTCTTACCAGTGACCAAACGTCCGCGGGCATCGAACCCAGCCAGGAAATGTCCGAATATTCCACGTCGTTTATAAGAAACTTTCCGCTTTCCTGCTTCGCATACGCGAGAATTCTTTCGCTCACGGAAGAATTTCTGTGTATTAAGAATTTATCATATATTTCTCGGGGATGAATCTCGTTTCGAAGGACCATCCCGAACTCGAAGTCGAGTTCTTGCACGCGAACGGAATCGATCACTTTCAATTCGGAATATCTTCCTCCGTAATCCCC
This genomic stretch from Leptospira kmetyi serovar Malaysia str. Bejo-Iso9 harbors:
- the cobU gene encoding bifunctional adenosylcobinamide kinase/adenosylcobinamide-phosphate guanylyltransferase; this translates as MADIILVTGGCRSGKSKFALNLAEESEGKKIFVATCPNLDEEMNQRILKHKEERNGLSWKTIEEEFDLLQVLNSECVGDRSVVLIDCLSLWVNNLLYRSSKEKTTCDESNIQNLCLSLIRSIQNSSLEKAIFVSSEVGLGLVPENKTGRIYRDLLGTCNQTIARKSSEVYFMVSGLPLKIKTKESNKIGAN
- a CDS encoding histidine phosphatase family protein; this encodes MKKTLYLIRNSDIGLNFRFKYVGRLDPILSPQGIEDAKSLGNYCKDTFYSSNEQIYLSPSKRSVQTWKEMGLDSFSEPICVPALQEIDFGNWEGKSFSELEQTHPEELLRWAAAPSLFSFPSGESFQAFVDRIDFIASFLKESSASKIVLVTHGGVISTLICLLIGIHPSSYIHFQVKSSSVSSVEIFSNGSALLTSLNQYSAKRRCEWPI
- a CDS encoding adenosylcobinamide amidohydrolase is translated as MIVNSDPKNKNSVESSTWLEIAFEEPHNVLSWAVIGCGWKEQIDNVLWHRVRNEDLTPDVDPIDYYQSRLLQRGESKNSVGFLTSAALENYSEIVLEKEGTRIRSVVTAGLGNAVCIGDDPFSFASFGTINILVQCSLPLDLSASLEAVSLIAEARTLAVLDSKVQSRVSRNSATGTGTDCIAFASPSRTSQTRYTGKHTLTGHLIGKAVYKSVYQGILNWKGSRIRTGVTS
- a CDS encoding cobyrinate a,c-diamide synthase, which produces MDVLNDSNGSIDIPRIVIAGTGSGVGKTTIVLALTQAFQKRGMSVATFKCGPDYLDPTYHARATGKTCHNLDGWLMGKESVLNTFHQACHNADIAIIEGVMGLFDGHSPNSETGSTAEIAKWLGAPVLSVVDASGMARTVAALLQGLKAFDPELKLAGAFTNFIGSKSHIQLLKDASNDIPVFGGFSKHPEHAFPERHLGLYSASEENLSEERFHFWGNLAEEWLEIDSVLKIAKSAPKIDVPISSTNTVTTRCRIGIALDSAFHFYYEENLMRLKEAGAELIFFSPISDSKIPEADGLYFGGGYPELFAESLSENVSMLNDIREFAYKNKPIYAECGGLMYLSQEIERVDGESFPMLGLIPGKVKMGEKLKALGYVEVVTETRTIFGEAGLRFRGHQFRYSDFEPKESSEKELKFAYKLRRRRGNEVVEEGYQNRSILASYVHAHWASNPTLPRGFVQSCREVRR
- the cobO gene encoding cob(I)yrinic acid a,c-diamide adenosyltransferase gives rise to the protein MNSSSNKETRGLVIVNTGNGKGKTTAALGIVFRALGRGMKCGVVQFLKGKWETGERKFAKTIPELDFHVMGLGFTWDSDDLDKDKQAAKEAWARSANMILTGHHNIIILDEITYAFHYGWLAPEEVLQTLKQRPAHVHVVITGRNCPELILDYADLVSVIEVKKHPYQSGIPAQKGIDF
- the cobM gene encoding precorrin-4 C(11)-methyltransferase, which codes for MKVYIIGAGPGDPELITLKGAKLVGTCPVVLYTGSLIPTAVIERARKDAIVLDSSNMTLDEILEVILRAKENNQDVARVHTGDPSIFGSTAEQMRRFDSLHIEYEIVPGVSSFTAAAAALGKELTLPEVSQTIIITRAEGRTPMPEKEKLEILAQSGATLTLFLSVLHIRKVVEQLIPFYGERCPVAVVQRATWPEQKILTGTLSDIAERVKTEKISSTAIIFVGPVLDCHDFADSKLYSADFSHGFRKAKRNR